Sequence from the Ochrobactrum vermis genome:
GAAATTTGGGAAAAAACCGAACTCCGCGTCCCCTATGACAAAGCTGTCTGGTATGGTTTTGCCGTCAAGTTTGCTGACCCTATCCCCCAGGACGACCATCGTTACGTGATCGCCCAATGGAAGCGTGAAATTGGCCCTGAAGCGAAAGGCGACTTTAGCCCGTTTCTGGCGGTACGGCTCAATAAGGGCAAGCTCTTCGTCACAGTAGAAACAAATTATCACCCCCCCATCTCCACGGGGATCAAGGGCACGGCCGCGATATGCGACAAAGGCTCGACGCCGGTTTGGTTGCGTCCGGAAACCAACCAGATGCGAGCGGTCGTTGCGACCGACGACAACTGGATTACCGAAGATGGCGATCTCTTCACAGCATGCACGGACAAAATCACCGTCACGCCACGTGGCAACAGCCTTCCCTCTCCCGACTCCGGATGGATCGACTTTGCGATCATGACGAAACCCGGACCGGACGGAACCGGCCGTATCGAGATTTTTGCCAACGACCTCTGGATCTCGACAATCAAGGGCTATATCGGCCACAACGATCCCGGATTGGGCAAGAACCAGTATTTCAAATTTGGGCCATATCGTGCGGCTGGAACTGGTGAATGGTCGCTGTACTATGATGACTTCCGCAGGTCGGCCAAATGCAAAGACGTCCTTCGCAACAGCAACGCATGTAGCCTTATCAAGTAGCCTCCACCCGACAGGAAGCATTTTCTACCGCGTATCTTTCCGTCACGGTTTGGCAACTACTGAACGAGCTGAACCTAGTCATGGACTCATTGGCATTCGTGCGCTAGCGTTTATTTTGGGGTACCCGCACTGGAAACACGCAACCGTGAAGGCCCGCAAGTATGATCTCCGGTACGGATCTCTTGAGGATCGAAAATCTGAGCATTTCCTTCAGCTTGCTGGGGGGGGACATCATGGCCGTGAAAAAAGCGGATCTACGTGTCCTGCCAGGCAAAGTCACTGCCCTTGTCGGTGAATCCGGCTCTGGAAAATCTATAATAAGTCAAGCGGTTATGGGAATCCTGCCGCGCACTGCTTCCGCAGGCGGGAAAATACTTTTCCAGGACCCTGCTAAACCCCGCCAGCCGCCAGTCGACATTCTCAGCCTACCACCAGATGGTCGGGAGATACGCGCTTTGCGCGGTAGCCGTATTGGCAAGATTTTCCAGGAGCCACTGACCTCGTTGTCGCCGCTCCATACAATCGGCAACCAGATTTCCGAAGTGCTGTCGATCCATACTAAAGATACAAAGGCCGAGCGGCGCGAGCAGACCGAGCAAATGCTTGGCCTTGTAGGCTTTCAGAACCCGGCTCGCGCCTATGACAAATATCCGTTCGAGCTGTCCGGCGGCATGCGTCAGCGCGCCATGATTGCCATGGCGCTCATATGTAAGCCATCGCTACTAATAGCCGACGAACCGACCACCGCGCTTGATGTAACGATCCAGGCACAGGTCCTCGAGTTGCTGGGCGAACTACGGGCCAAGCTCAATATGGCAATGTTGCTCATCACTCATGATCTGGGCGTTGTTGCCAATGTCGCCGACGAGGTCGTCGTTATCTATCACGGCGAGATCATGGAATCC
This genomic interval carries:
- a CDS encoding polysaccharide lyase, coding for MMKTCAVALIIFASFVRVQAIADPLSQPLFDTFDGDDFSSTGGLYYRDNREQKAGSVEFQSAVTRTGARALKLSVRAGCEAATDNCSERAEIWEKTELRVPYDKAVWYGFAVKFADPIPQDDHRYVIAQWKREIGPEAKGDFSPFLAVRLNKGKLFVTVETNYHPPISTGIKGTAAICDKGSTPVWLRPETNQMRAVVATDDNWITEDGDLFTACTDKITVTPRGNSLPSPDSGWIDFAIMTKPGPDGTGRIEIFANDLWISTIKGYIGHNDPGLGKNQYFKFGPYRAAGTGEWSLYYDDFRRSAKCKDVLRNSNACSLIK